The genomic window AACAACTAACTTCAATAGAAGATCAGCAAAATTTGAACCGAAAAATAAACTTAGATTTTAGAATATAGAATTTTGAAATAAATACTAAACCCTAGCTTCTACAAATGTTAGTTGAAGCCAATTATCTAACATTTGCAATCCATATTCTGTCAAAGCTGCTTCTGGATGAAATTGAATTGTTTTTATGGGAAGTGTTATATGAGAAAAAGCCATTAATTCGCCTTTTTGGGTGTAGGCTGTGGGAATCAATACATTATTTTTTTCTTTTTCTAATTCTATCAATAAAGAATGATAACGCACCACTTCAATCTGTGAAGGCATATTTTGAAAAATCAAATCGGTTTTAGTATCTACTTTACAGTTTATGATAGAAACTTTTCCGTGCATTGGCTTTTCTGCATACATCAGTTTTGCACCAAAATAAATTCCTAGTGCTTGATGTCCCAAACAAACCCCCAAAATAGGTAATTTTTGATGGTAATAATCAATCACTTCCATCATATTTCCAGCTTCTTGTGGCTTTCCAAATCCAGGGGAAAGAATAATTCCTGTAAAATTATGTTTTTGTAGTTCTTCTAAAGGCGTATCATTTCTAAAAACTTTACATTCTACTCCCAAACGCTGAACGTAATCCCATAAATTATAGGTAAAAGAATCAAAATTATCTAAAAGCAGTATCAAGGGATTAGGAATTAGAAATTAGAAATTAGAAATTAGGGATTAGGGATTAGGGATTAGGGATTAGGGATTAGGGATTAGGGAAAATAATTTTTCAAATGAATTGTTTTCGTTTTTTTATTAAAAAAGTAATTGAAATTCTTCTGTGTTCTCTGTAACTCGGGTGTATGACAAATTGTTGTTTTTTGTAGGAAAAAGGCAAGCCTTTTCCTAAACTAGCTGTTTGTATCAAAAAAATACCTGTATGGAAGGAAAAGGCTTGCCTTTTCCCTACGTAACACAAATTGACTAAACGACACCCGAAGAGCAGCGTAGCTAATTTGTTATGCACCCCTGTAACTCTGTGTTTAAAAAAAGTAATTGACTTACGTCGTCTTGCAGTTCGTAATTAGCTTCACTAACTTACAGTTCTAAACAATTTTCACATTAAATACTTTTTCAAACTGCTCTTTTACTCGTTGTTCTACCTCTTTCATGTTTATTTTTTTTCCTAATTCTTTTTCTAAAGAAGTTACGCCTTTGTCTTTTATTCCACAAGGAATTATCAAATCAAAATAAGATAAATCTGTGTTTACATTCAACGCAAAACCGTGCATAGTTATCCATCTACTTGCACGAATTCCGATTGCACAAATCTTTCTTGGATTTTCTGAATTTGGGTCTATCCAAACGCCTGTCAGTCCTTTTACTCGTCCAGCATCTAAATTATAGGTTTGCATGGTTTGAATAATTACTTCTTCTAACTCTCTAAAATACCAATGCAAATCTTGTTTGAAATTCATTAAATCCAAAATAGGATAACCAACAAGCTGTTCCAAACCATGAAAAGTAACATCACCACCTCTATTTATCTCAAAATATTGAATTTCTTTTTGATTTAATTCTTTTTCAGAAAGCAATAAATTATCTAAAGAACCAGCCTTTCCCATCGTAAAAACAGGGTTATGCTGACAAAAAAGAAGATAATTAGGCGTAGGCATTTGTTTTTCTTTGGCTTCTAATTGACGATTTTGTTTTTTGACATCAAAAATTCTATCAAAAACTTCTTGTTGATACTTCCATGCTTTTTGATAAGAAAGAGTTCCTAAATGTTCGAATAAAACGTTTTGCATTTTTTTATTTTTTCCTTTCGTACCTTAAAAGGTACGGTACAACTTTCTCACGCTAAAGCGTAAGCTACAATTTTATAATTCTTGTAAAGAAGATTTCAGATAATTAATTACTTCAACTGGAAAAGGATCAACACCATTTTCTTCTGCCAAATAATAAGAAACCCAATCGGTAAGATAAATTAGATAAAATACTTGTTCTAAAAATGAATTTCCTTTAGCAAAAATATGAGTAATAGCAGCAGTATGTTTATTAAAAATAGTTTCACAAATTTCCATTCTTTTACTCACTCTTTCGTGGTCGTAATCTGAATGAAAAAGCAAAATATGTGTTTTTGATAAAATTTCTTTTGGCATGTGCCACCCTACCAATTCGTTATGATTCATTTCTGGAAAAACAGCAACATGACAAAGTTGTTTTGCAT from Candidatus Gracilibacteria bacterium includes these protein-coding regions:
- a CDS encoding aminodeoxychorismate/anthranilate synthase component II — its product is MILLLDNFDSFTYNLWDYVQRLGVECKVFRNDTPLEELQKHNFTGIILSPGFGKPQEAGNMMEVIDYYHQKLPILGVCLGHQALGIYFGAKLMYAEKPMHGKVSIINCKVDTKTDLIFQNMPSQIEVVRYHSLLIELEKEKNNVLIPTAYTQKGELMAFSHITLPIKTIQFHPEAALTEYGLQMLDNWLQLTFVEARV
- the lipB gene encoding lipoyl(octanoyl) transferase LipB — its product is MQNVLFEHLGTLSYQKAWKYQQEVFDRIFDVKKQNRQLEAKEKQMPTPNYLLFCQHNPVFTMGKAGSLDNLLLSEKELNQKEIQYFEINRGGDVTFHGLEQLVGYPILDLMNFKQDLHWYFRELEEVIIQTMQTYNLDAGRVKGLTGVWIDPNSENPRKICAIGIRASRWITMHGFALNVNTDLSYFDLIIPCGIKDKGVTSLEKELGKKINMKEVEQRVKEQFEKVFNVKIV